AACAAATGTCTAGAATAAGAGAGAAATCCCACTGCTGCTACACTAACAACTCATATCGGAAAGAAGCAGGAAACGGATTTACtttcaataaaaaatttttttatcagAATGTTCTTTCATCATTCAGATCcaatgaattttaattttaattcaacGATGGCAAAAGCCAAATCATTGAGCAGATACTAATGTCCTCTTACAAGGAAGTAGTGGTCAGTTGCAGGCATATACATACTGATTAGCTATAGATGCAAGGAAAGTTACCATAACATTATTGTTCTGTTCTTGTTCTCCCTGCACCCCCAACCCCAATGCTCGCCCACCGTCGCTCATGGGATGATTGATGATGCCAACACGATATggagtttgtgttgttttcacGTGTTATGTAAATTCGAGCCTAAATCACAACTGGAAATATACATACTCTACATTTATCTGTTTCGTTTTTCAATGCTTGTTTAATTAATACATGGTGTGTACTATCATGTTACAAATCGAACAATGTCTACTGAAAAGACAACAGTCACgcgtctttgttttgttttttttgtgggttttttgttttgttggttttttgttgttgtttttgttaggaGTGTTACTGCTTGTCATCCCCTTTGGAAAATATAAAATCGGGTATAAATCGACCCAGGAGTTTGCATCAATGTAATAATGCATTGCAACCCCGATTGCAGGCTGCAAATGAGGTGCATTTTATTAATGAGTTGCACAAAACATAGAACATGCATGcaacttttatttaaataaaaataaactgaataTGCATAAAAATGGAGTTTTCAAACTGTAAAGATATCTATACCATTGTATTGCTATTTTCAGACTGCATTGGCACCTATGGCTTCAACTGTAATATGGCTTGTCACTCACGGAGCTGTTTCAACGCGTCCTCGGGATGTGGCCAATTTTATGGAAACTGCACAGGAAAATGCTTGGATGGTTTTGAGTTACCCGACTGTGCAACTGGTATGTGATTACGTGTTACTACTAGTGTGCGTTGCGCATATGTATGTTTGGCTATATAttcttgaaatattttattgataatgaaaatataaatactgcccatatatattaaataaaataacaaaatatttagcatGAAACAAGTGATATTTGTGTCCACATGTtattatttgaaatttaaaaataattatccattagatttttttcttctttcacaaGCTACACCTGCTCTAGGATGTGCTTCGTTATTTGGTCTTCGAGTCCACAGCTGCAAGTTGGTGAAAGTGCTAGCTTGAACATTTTGAACATGTGAGCATTTCGTCTGTTGTGGTCTGTACAGAGTCTTAAGAGAGTTACTTGATCCACTAGGCTGATCAGGTGCTAATCATCCCTCACTGTCCTAGGCCTTTTGGCTGAACTGATCATGGTTTTCTTTTCAGAGAAGCTAACTCTGATGTCTGGTTGCATCTTTGTTGTTCGTAGCTTGGCTATACTCTCTGCTTCCTCATTTTGTGGGATCCCAAATTGGCTGAACGAGCatctgacaaaaaaacaaacacaaacaccaaCCTGACTTGTTGACATTCATTTGTGGAGTCCTTAATCGTGGTAGCATCAGGATTTGAGCCTCTGCATTATAGCTGGAACTGTAGGTCCTGGTTCGGATAGCTGCTTTGGAGATGTTTTCTGAGGGGAACTTAACAAACACGCCTGCACCTCCATTGATCACAGCATTTGTTGATGAGCCATCCGTGTATGCATGGATTCAGGATTCTTCTGGGTACTGCACAGTGATAATGGCCAGTGAAATAGTGTTTGAGCATGTCACCTTGGGAGTCTCCTGAGGTTACTTGTGGGACAGATATGCTGCTCTGTAGATTAGTTTGTTTAAAAGTCCATGGTTGTGGGAGATCTGCTGGACTAAAATGGAAGAGTCTCTGTTAGACGGTTGGTTTCATGCTCTCTGATAAATCTCCGACTTTGGTGGATAAAACAGCTGTGTTCGAGACGGGTCTTTGTCAGACCCTCCATCCTTTGTTTCACTGGATGGGTGGGCAGGTACTTGAAGTTCTGTGCCTTGACCATGATCTTGGCTCCTCTCCTCTCACTGAGTGTCTGTATTGCAGCAGGTTTTTCCATGTCTTTAACAGGCGTAGACTTCATAGCTCCTGTTTTGACACGTAAAGCTTGATTTTGAACCTTGTCTAGAGTTTGCTGATTTCTCTTTGCTGTCGTTGACCAGGCTGTTGAACCATCTCGAGATGATGTCTTATGGTTTCTTCATCTACTCTCCAGGAGATCCTCACATTTGCTTCCCCGCTGGTCCCCGCTAGTTTCCACATAATGGCTAgcttgtttttgctttttagGTTTCTGTTTCTTGTCAAAGGTGACACCAAGATATGTTGCTTCTTCTTCGCTCTTGGCTTTTTGCTTCAGTGATAGAGTTAAACGTGTGTTGGAAGATTTTTCTTTGTTGATAGCCACAGACCATTTTTGTGACCATTCTGTCAGCTTGTCTGCCACTATCTTCATTTTGTATCTGACAGTAGTAGCATATTCTTTCTTGCCCCACATCACCAAGTAATTAGCATAGATATCAGCTAGTATTCCTTTGGGGAGTTCTTGTATCAGATCGTTGATGAAGATCAGGAAGAGGACACCATGTCACAAACGTACTTTTTTGCTCTCTTTTTCTGTCAACTGCGACTCTTGCTCTACGGATGTGAAGGTATGCTTAATCCATCAGAGCATGTTTCCAGTTATTCCATATCTCTGTAATTTGACAATGAAGTCATCAGCCGGACTTTGTTAACAGCCTTTTGTAAATCGATCCAGGTAGCAAAGACATGTTTTTTCTTCTGAGAAAGATATGATGCCTGATCTGTGAAACTGTCTGAATGCTGCTTGCTCACGAGCCAGGATATTATAATTTTCAAGATAACATTAGAGGCGAGGTGTTTGTTGATTATTCTCTCCAATGTCTTGACAACACAGCTGGTGAGGCTGATTAGACGGTAGCTGGTGGCATTATTCTTGTTTTTTCCTTTCTTGTAGACAGGAATCATTGTTAAAGGACACGATCGTCCCAGCTGCGATTAAAAACCTCCAATAGCTTGTTGATTCCTGCTCTATCAAGATGAGTAAGCATCTTATTTGTGATCATGTCTGGACCTGGTGATTTCGTGATCTTAAGTTTCTTTAGTGCTACATGTCAGAATCCCTTCTTTGTGTTTGTCTTTTTTGTCAGATCTAAAATAATGGTAGCCTCTGATCTTGAAAACTTTGCTGGTTTGCAGATGGGTTTCTTGAATACAGCAAATGTTGATGTCTTTCTCGTGTAGTGTATGTTCAAGTTTTGTGTTCTGGTTAAAAACTCCCTCAACATTGCATTGCATTACCTTGAGAGCTTGTTGTTTCTTAATTACTGTTGTGCGGCCAGTAGAGAGAGACCCCCAGTATCATAGAGTGGGCTCCTTCGAGGCATGGAGCCTGACACTGCCCCGTCCTGGGGCATAACACAATGGGCGAGCGTCATTTCTATTAGATCTGTTTGTTGGTGTATCGATATTGTGGTTTTGTGCGTGATACCATAGTTTTTTGAAGAGTGCCAGTGGCCTAGTACCCACGTCTTCAGATCTATAGGTTTTCTGTAAGGATTACCTCAACCGTAGCTCAGCACAGGGTTGATTTGAAATTTGGAGTTCTCCTATACAGATTGTCTTTCTTAACGTAAGTGACATATTTGGTCGTCTATTTACCCATAGTAGGGACTGGATTAGTGAGTTCCGTATCATATCCATACGCCTATAAGTCGGGTACAGTGCACCTCTGGGGCTCTAACTTCTCCAAGAACCCCCTCAGTTTAGCCTAGGTCCACGAGGGCCTAGTTACCATGGTGTGCGAAGCTGTAAGAGCAGGGGACACTGAGGGAGTGTTGTCTGTGGGGAGGTTATATACTGGGACGGTGGGATGTGCATACATCTGCCCTCTGTTTACTTTCTCAGACTATCTGGTTGCTACAGCTGAAAGCGAGACGGTTGTAAGCCTACTACACTACAGCACTAGACACATCACAGAAACCTAGCACTAGACACATCACACAAACCTGTGGCCGGGAAACCACCACACCACAGATATATTATTATCTGAATGTAAATGAGAGCCATACCAGATTttctaataatatattatactacaGCACGTCATACTGGTACGTTTGGATCTGAATGTAAGTTAAGATGCAGTGGACGACATTGTCATGGAGACAGTACGACGTGTGATGCTCAAAATGGAACATGCATAAATGTTTGTAAGCCAGGATGGAAGGAACCAAGTTGTATGAAACGTGAGAAAACTGTATAGTATTATTTGTCTGTGTTTGGATGTAAATGCGGATTTTctgataatataatatcataCTATATCATTCTACAGAATGTCGCGGTAGCACGTTTGGATCTGGGTGTATGTTAAGATGCAGTGAACGATACTGTGATGTAGGAAGTTCAGCGTGTGATGCTCAAAATGGAACATGTGGAAATGGTTGTAAGCCAGGATGGAAAGAACCAAGTTGCACGAAACGTAAGAAAATCTATAATTATCAAGTTGTTTGAAATGCATTAAACTTTTCTCCTGTATAAGAATTAAGCATTGTGTTGTTTTGGTTAAATGCAAACTTCAGTTACACCAGCCTATAATAATGTCTTTGCTATGTCTTATTACTTCTGCAATTATAATAGtgacataaaaatacattgtcCTTCAAAAATAGTGTGTAGTACATCTGGATGAACTTAGATTCTTGTGTAGTGTTTTCATTTGTGTACATCTAACTTCATACTTGTTGTCCTAATGTTGATAGAGGACCTAAGACACTCTTGTGTTCGTTTGGTGCATCAGAATGTCAAATAGTGTGAAAATTCAGAACATATGACCTgatcaaaaaaacaacaacaacaaaaaccatttACTTGTTGCTAGATACGATTTGAAACATCTGGGGTGTGGAATACTGTACACATTTAACCATCATTATGGCGCTGATTAAGGGTAAGCGTCCTAGTATGTGCTGCCCACACCAATTTTAAAGTGCTCCACAAATCCAGTTTTTATCAAAGGAGtaccataaatgttttgtttatatggtGGAGATGCAGGTATGTCAGATGTTTATTTCTAAGAATGAATACCTTATGGATAATGCATGTTAGTGTGCTTTTGAATAATGTATATACCCATTGGATACGGTAGGTTCCTGTTTAAATGTTCCACTCCTTGCCTTACTATTCTGCATTCGCACTTGCAGACATATGTTTTGCATTGTTAggtttgagagaaaaaaatatttacaggcaaaaatacatttttagacAGACATTTTTCATGTGTACATCTAAACTTTTATTGACAACTGTTTGTCCTTTTATATAcgttatatattgatgtatgaatatctatatattgtatgtatgtcgatgttgactgttacatacatagatattaacgcactggcgcaggggataattaaatcctttctggcctcacaaattgtcccatgccgttgctgggactagaacttgtggcaccgaatcgcccgcaaattgcaagactaaccacgatacgctatgagctatcgaagcttccataaaaaggaagttcttttaactcaaccatatgcatggggcctacaatctacaatatctatgtatgtatgtatatatgtatgtgtatatttaattttttgtaatcagttgactgtttttttttctgataattaaatcctttctttCACAAATTTCCCATCTTCTAAATGCAATGCAAACAAATCAATTAAAACATACTGCTTAGCAAAAGCGCaatgatatatgtttgtttCAACCACGATAAAACACCCcataaaaacccacaacaaacaacaatcaaAGATAATGTTAACACAAAATGAAAGTATTGTTCTATTAGCATCATCGTTATGCCAATCTGAATCAGATAAATGACGATTCgtattaatttattacttttaaatacatTACCTACCAGAATGCGACAAGGGTCTGTATGGCGCTAATTGTGGGTTTACCTGCACAAGAAGACACTGTCTGAATAAAGCCGCGAGCTGTGATCACGTGACTGGTTTATGTGGAGGAGAGTGTGAACAATCGTGGATGGGAGTCGACTGTACTGGTAGGTTATTATTTCGGTTATATGTACTCATTGGTGCATTTCCCAACAGAGAAGATCGGAATAAATTCGCTATACCCCATATCAGCCTTCACTAAAAGTATGCATGGGGGGagtggaggtggggtggggggtcatCCATTAATTATGACTTGGCTTTACGTAAAGGCaaggaacatttgttttatacataacaaaacattttcaatttgaatgtgcaattatattttttccaagccttattattattagtagtagtagtagcagtagcagtagcagtagcagtagtagtagtagtagtagtagtagcagcagtagcagcagtagcagtagtagcagtagtagtagtagtagcagcagcagcagtagcagtagtagtagtagtagtagtagtagtagtagtagtagtagtagtagtagtagtagtagtagtagaaaggGTTTCCAACTAGAAAGAGACTAACAAAATACTACTCAAATAAAGAGATTATTGCGATACTAGATAACTAGGCTAgtataatccccccccccccatccttgTAGTTCATTATAATACAATgataggggggaggggggtggctTTGGATTGCTGTTGATTACACAAGTATACGGACTTAGGACAATAGgaacaaccttaacaccaaactaggattTACAAACAGACAGCATGCACAACCGCAACAGTACATAGGGtacattgactaatgataacaatgcactcgcccccatttaatggcccagcacgtactctaataaggagctGGGCAAAAGGataccggctccgagtacacaattgcactgcacccaggggaagttggacaaaagaataccagcctACCCTATCGCATCCCCAATCTACACAATTGCACgggtctcccctgggttgtcatgccacgaccagaagtgGTCAGACCCtttttaagggccctatgggcaacctagggagacaccacagcatcagcATCTAATAAACGAGTTACTCTCGATTTAGTAATGtaaaaacctatactagctctggaactttctttttgaccgaccgtttaAAATTGCGCCCAATTTCCTCAACCAAATTTGCGCAcgttttctctttggcatactACTTTGCACCATTaacaattccatagcaccatcacCCCCATCTGCTACCGACCTTGGTCgagctgctggtgctcccttgcacctgccagtgcaggcggtccctcctatTCATTCCTGTGCttgacggaggagccggccaaagCCGAAGCTcttgcgcccaggacaggcgtgcgctacaacagcttgttctgaatgtgcacgtaaagccctatgacctgacctgacctaacgtGACTCAGCATACGGTGACAGGTCGGAAGCAAGCCAGGttatcaacaacaacatgatTGAAAGGACGACAGGAGCTGTGCCAGTGAGATGAAGACTGACGTCGCCGTATCCGGATTCTAGAATTCGTTATCTTTTGGATATTCGTTGGTGAATATTGACATACACATAAATGCCAGTTAATTAAACTATAATCCCATGTGGGAAGtttatatcaataatattttattttcagatcacatactttagaatttgataactttgcaaattagatgtaaattaatcgaggtcacggcactaggtttattgacatttaaacaacCGTATTAGGGTGACACTCCAAAATTGATATATGCATTCATATCcgtcaaataaaaacacttcaatagcaattttacactgaaagctgtccagcgttcaaaaaaaaaaaaaaccgttaagccctactttattttgatgtaaggacatccaaagtGATGTCATGCGAGTTTGACATCacttccattcaaaaatacaccgcgacacatattcttacgtcatttgaatatttagTAATGGCGGACTAGAATTAacgttgtgtgtacagtttacaaaaaacacgctgtattaagcttgagattaaaTGATAAAGAGGCTCGCATTATACAAGATTTATTCTTAATatgtgatattgacgataccgaaaaacactggtaataacctctctctctctctctctctctctctctctctctctctctctctctctctctctctctctctctctctctctctctctctctctctctctctctctctctctctctctatatatatatatatatatatatatatatatatgtatagagagatagagagagagagagagagagagagagagagagagagagagagagagagagagagagagagagagagagagagagagagagagagagagagagatatatatgtACAGGCTGAACATATCAATACAGTGTGATAGATACTATCTTTACAATCTGAGAATATCAATACAATGTGATggatatatttacatatttacagTCTACAAAAACACAGTATGATATATTTCTGTATAATCTGAAACATTAGTAGTGTGACAGGTGTCTTTACAATCTGAACATATTAGTACAATATAAAAGGTTTCTTTACAGTCCGGAAATATTAATTAGGTGTGATAGATGTTTTTACAGtgtgaaaatattaattagatGTGATAGATGTCTTTACAGTCTAAAACTATCAATACAGTCTGAAAATAGCAATACAGTGTGATAGATGTAACGTACTTACTTACTCATAAATATttgacgtgcctatatccaattactGTCCAAGCACACACGTAACTTTAttctttaattcatttcaacttattgtcgtgcttatatccaattaaggttcattcacgctgtcctgggcacacacctcagttatctgggctgtctgtccaggcaGTGGATTAGTTAGTGAAAAAGGCCGGTGCAGGTAACTGATACCATGCAACTGTAACTATGCCGGTTTaggtaaaataaaattcattatacaacaaacaataaactACATcctcaattatttatttatttgtttatttatttatttgctcaTTAGTgcatttatttacttatatatTAGCTATTGTCAAATAATTGAAATGTTGTAACTCAGTCACTCTTTCAGTTAAAAACGTTTGACTAaaccaacaataaaatatatactaattgtttgtatttaattaaaattggcTCTTGCCatataattgaaataatttgtgACTATTTTGCCTCGATCATAGATGTTTGATTTAACATACGTACTCGTAGTGCAGTCAGGTGTCTCATATCCTCGATCACAGCCAACGACAAATTCCCCGGTCAAGTGATCACATGGCGAGTTTTCAAGACAATGTCTGCTTGCGCAGGAAGTTTTACAACCTTTGCCATATCTACCATTTGGACATTCTGTAATATTAACAATGGTtctgttgttttatattatataatattaacaataaactgCAAAACAGCTGTGACATTTCACATTCTATAATATTGAAAACAGtgaaatgtgttatatatatatatatatatatatatatatatatatatatatgtaaagcatgagttatgacgtcacggcGTATGCAGAAATCGTCAAACCCTCGGGTCGGACGGAtgtatctagccctagggtaaGACAGAGTTTTCTAGCACCTTGCAAAAGCTAGATAACCCTGTCTAGTGggtaagtaatatatataagtaatatatatatattttacttgcccattggacagggt
This window of the Gigantopelta aegis isolate Gae_Host unplaced genomic scaffold, Gae_host_genome ctg3723_pilon_pilon:::debris, whole genome shotgun sequence genome carries:
- the LOC121392389 gene encoding multiple epidermal growth factor-like domains protein 11, with protein sequence MYGCKQNWTGTQCNVCDSDHYGSLCSVSCSNRHCDQTNGISRCDKITGRCDTGCEPGWTGPDCTKKCPNGRYGKGCKTSCASRHCLENSPCDHLTGEFVVGCDRGYETPDCTTKSGYGDVSLHLTGTAPVVLSIMLLLITWLASDLSPYAESR